From Coffea arabica cultivar ET-39 chromosome 2e, Coffea Arabica ET-39 HiFi, whole genome shotgun sequence, the proteins below share one genomic window:
- the LOC140004271 gene encoding protein DETOXIFICATION 46, chloroplastic-like isoform X2, giving the protein MYCSKTFPQHSHILFLQNPKFLKDSFLVQSHLSLPTHPSPAQISAAAGIPIRNRPRDCCNRVIPSCISPAHHIESETSSGSSESAATVSSIEEQEEGGVEESLESNKREEFSADDSLWNQMVEIVKFSGPAVGLWLCGPLMSLIDTAVVGQGSSIELAALGPGTVFIDNTSYVFMFLSIATSNLVATSLARRDKEEVQHQISILLFIGLVCGVSMLIFMRLFGPWALTVFTGARNADIIAAANTYVQIRGLAWPAILVGWVAQSASLGMKDSWGPLKALAAASVINGIGDIVLCRFFQYGIAGAAWATMVSQVVAGYMMIKALNDKGYNGFTMSIPSSNELVQILMLAAPVFVTMMSKVLFYSLLVYFAASMSTQTVAAHQVMIQLYCMCAVWGEPLSQTAQSFMPELIYGANRSLLKARMLFKSLVIIGALSGFILGSIGTSIPWLFPKLFSHDPLVIKEAGRDLKFISSSMSTIFCLGSLLLLVFSSRGYGLPGCWFALVAFQWSRFSIALRRLTSPNGLLHSEDLTGYQLEKQKAA; this is encoded by the exons ATGTATTGCTCCAAAACCTTTCCTCAGCATTCCCACATCCTCTTTCTTCAAAATCCTAAATTCCTGAAAGATTCTTTTCTTGTTCAATCCCATTTATCCCTTCCCACACATCCTTCTCCGGCTCAGATATCAGCGGCCGCAGGAATCCCTATCCGGAACCGCCCAAGGGATTGCTGCAATAGAGTTATACCGTCTTGCATTAGTCCGGCCCACCATATCGAATCGGAAACTTCATCAGGGAGTTCAGAAAGTGCAGCTACAGTTTCTTCAATAGAAGAacaagaagaaggaggagtgGAAGAAAGTTTAGAGTCTAATAAAAGAGAGGAATTTTCGGCTGACGACAGCCTATGGAATCAAATGGTAGAAATCGTCAAGTTCTCGGGGCCAGCCGTTGGTTTGTGGCTATGTGGGCCCCTGATGAGTCTCATTGATACTGCCGTTGTTGGTCAAGGAAGCTCCATTGAACTCGCCGCTTTAG GTCCTGGAACCGTATTTATTGATAATACTAGCTATGTTTTCATGTTCCTTTCAATTGCTACTTCCAATTTGGTTGCTACTTCCCTTGCCAGGCGG GATAAAGAGGAAGTGCAGCATCAGATATCCATCTTGCTCTTTATTGGGTTGGTTTGTGGTGTTTCTATGCTTATATTCATGAGATTATTTGGCCCCTGGGCATTAACTG TTTTTACGGGGGCAAGAAATGCTGATATCATTGCTGCAGCAAACACTTATGTTCAG ATTCGAGGCTTAGCCTGGCCGGCAATACTGGTTGGATGGGTTGCTCAGAGTGCAAG CCTAGGCATGAAAGACTCGTGGGGACCATTAAAGGCTCTGGCTGCTGCCAGTGTAATTAATGGCATTGGTGACATAGTTTTATGCAGATTCTTCCAATATGGTATTGCTGGCGCAGCTTGGGCAACAATGGTTTCACAA GTTGTTGCTGGTTATATGATGATTAAAGCTCTCAATGATAAGGGATATAATGGTTTTACCATGTCAATTCCATCATCTAATGAACTTGTGCAGATACTTATGCTTGCAGCTCCAGTGTTTGTAACAATGATGTCAAAG GTGCTATTTTACTCCCTTCTTGTATATTTCGCTGCGTCAATGAGTACGCAAACAGTTGCAGCTCATCAG GTCATGATACAACTCTACTGCATGTGTGCCGTATGGGGTGAACCTCTTTCTCAGACTGCCCAGTCATTTATGCCTGAGCTGATATATGGAGCTAATCGAAGCTTGTTAAAG GCTCGGATGCTATTCAAGTCACTGGTGATTATTGGAGCTTTAAGTGGATTTATACTTGGATCTATTGGAACATCAATTCCCTGGTTGTTCCCCAAGCTTTTTTCACACGATCCTCTTGTCATAAAGGAG GCTGGGCGGGATTTGAAATTTATTAGTTCATCGATGAGCACAATCTTCTGTCTAGGTTCTCTTCTTCTGCTG GTGTTTAGCAGCAGAGGATATGGCTTGCCTGGGTGCTGGTTTGCTCTTGTTGCATTTCAATGG TCACGATTTTCTATTGCTCTACGGCGTCTCACTTCGCCGAATGGGCTACTTCACTCAGAAGATCTGACCGGTTACCAGCTGGAGAAGCAAAAAGCAGCGTAG
- the LOC140004271 gene encoding protein DETOXIFICATION 46, chloroplastic-like isoform X1 has translation MYCSKTFPQHSHILFLQNPKFLKDSFLVQSHLSLPTHPSPAQISAAAGIPIRNRPRDCCNRVIPSCISPAHHIESETSSGSSESAATVSSIEEQEEGGVEESLESNKREEFSADDSLWNQMVEIVKFSGPAVGLWLCGPLMSLIDTAVVGQGSSIELAALGPGTVFIDNTSYVFMFLSIATSNLVATSLARRDKEEVQHQISILLFIGLVCGVSMLIFMRLFGPWALTVFTGARNADIIAAANTYVQIRGLAWPAILVGWVAQSASLGMKDSWGPLKALAAASVINGIGDIVLCRFFQYGIAGAAWATMVSQVVAGYMMIKALNDKGYNGFTMSIPSSNELVQILMLAAPVFVTMMSKVLFYSLLVYFAASMSTQTVAAHQVMIQLYCMCAVWGEPLSQTAQSFMPELIYGANRSLLKARMLFKSLVIIGALSGFILGSIGTSIPWLFPKLFSHDPLVIKEMHKVLIPYFLALCVTPSTHSLEGTLLAGRDLKFISSSMSTIFCLGSLLLLVFSSRGYGLPGCWFALVAFQWSRFSIALRRLTSPNGLLHSEDLTGYQLEKQKAA, from the exons ATGTATTGCTCCAAAACCTTTCCTCAGCATTCCCACATCCTCTTTCTTCAAAATCCTAAATTCCTGAAAGATTCTTTTCTTGTTCAATCCCATTTATCCCTTCCCACACATCCTTCTCCGGCTCAGATATCAGCGGCCGCAGGAATCCCTATCCGGAACCGCCCAAGGGATTGCTGCAATAGAGTTATACCGTCTTGCATTAGTCCGGCCCACCATATCGAATCGGAAACTTCATCAGGGAGTTCAGAAAGTGCAGCTACAGTTTCTTCAATAGAAGAacaagaagaaggaggagtgGAAGAAAGTTTAGAGTCTAATAAAAGAGAGGAATTTTCGGCTGACGACAGCCTATGGAATCAAATGGTAGAAATCGTCAAGTTCTCGGGGCCAGCCGTTGGTTTGTGGCTATGTGGGCCCCTGATGAGTCTCATTGATACTGCCGTTGTTGGTCAAGGAAGCTCCATTGAACTCGCCGCTTTAG GTCCTGGAACCGTATTTATTGATAATACTAGCTATGTTTTCATGTTCCTTTCAATTGCTACTTCCAATTTGGTTGCTACTTCCCTTGCCAGGCGG GATAAAGAGGAAGTGCAGCATCAGATATCCATCTTGCTCTTTATTGGGTTGGTTTGTGGTGTTTCTATGCTTATATTCATGAGATTATTTGGCCCCTGGGCATTAACTG TTTTTACGGGGGCAAGAAATGCTGATATCATTGCTGCAGCAAACACTTATGTTCAG ATTCGAGGCTTAGCCTGGCCGGCAATACTGGTTGGATGGGTTGCTCAGAGTGCAAG CCTAGGCATGAAAGACTCGTGGGGACCATTAAAGGCTCTGGCTGCTGCCAGTGTAATTAATGGCATTGGTGACATAGTTTTATGCAGATTCTTCCAATATGGTATTGCTGGCGCAGCTTGGGCAACAATGGTTTCACAA GTTGTTGCTGGTTATATGATGATTAAAGCTCTCAATGATAAGGGATATAATGGTTTTACCATGTCAATTCCATCATCTAATGAACTTGTGCAGATACTTATGCTTGCAGCTCCAGTGTTTGTAACAATGATGTCAAAG GTGCTATTTTACTCCCTTCTTGTATATTTCGCTGCGTCAATGAGTACGCAAACAGTTGCAGCTCATCAG GTCATGATACAACTCTACTGCATGTGTGCCGTATGGGGTGAACCTCTTTCTCAGACTGCCCAGTCATTTATGCCTGAGCTGATATATGGAGCTAATCGAAGCTTGTTAAAG GCTCGGATGCTATTCAAGTCACTGGTGATTATTGGAGCTTTAAGTGGATTTATACTTGGATCTATTGGAACATCAATTCCCTGGTTGTTCCCCAAGCTTTTTTCACACGATCCTCTTGTCATAAAGGAG ATGCACAAAGTGCTGATTCCGTACTTTCTTGCACTCTGTGTGACACCCAGTACGCACAGCCTTGAGGGAACATTGTTA GCTGGGCGGGATTTGAAATTTATTAGTTCATCGATGAGCACAATCTTCTGTCTAGGTTCTCTTCTTCTGCTG GTGTTTAGCAGCAGAGGATATGGCTTGCCTGGGTGCTGGTTTGCTCTTGTTGCATTTCAATGG TCACGATTTTCTATTGCTCTACGGCGTCTCACTTCGCCGAATGGGCTACTTCACTCAGAAGATCTGACCGGTTACCAGCTGGAGAAGCAAAAAGCAGCGTAG